One segment of Paraburkholderia bonniea DNA contains the following:
- a CDS encoding saccharopine dehydrogenase family protein gives MKIAIAGAGLIGQTIAHMLRETGDYEVTAFDRDQPALDLLAQQGIPTQRVDSADANTLRAALQGFDALVNALPYYLAVNVATAAKGAGVHYFDLTEDVRATQAIRTMAQDAPCVFMPQCGLAPGFIGLAAHELAQRFSEIREVRMRVGALPQFPTNSLKYNLTWSIDGLINEYCQPCEAIRQGQTQWLQPLEGLEHFSLEGAEYEAFNTSGGLGTLCETLAGRVETLDYKSVRYPGHRDLMRFLLEELRLGTERDMLKTILRRAIPSTEQDVVLIFITVTGVRDGRLIEEVFTRKVLAKTICGMPMSAIQITTAGAMCAVLDLFREKKLPQRGFVRQEQVPLAAFLANRFGRLYEGHPLDATAIV, from the coding sequence ATGAAAATCGCCATCGCCGGTGCTGGCTTGATCGGCCAAACCATTGCCCACATGCTGCGCGAAACCGGTGACTACGAAGTCACTGCGTTCGACCGGGATCAGCCCGCGCTTGATCTGCTAGCGCAGCAGGGCATTCCAACCCAGCGGGTCGATTCCGCCGATGCGAATACGCTGCGTGCGGCGCTGCAAGGCTTCGATGCGCTGGTGAATGCGCTGCCGTATTACCTCGCGGTGAATGTCGCAACGGCGGCGAAGGGCGCGGGGGTGCATTACTTCGATCTGACTGAGGACGTGCGCGCGACGCAGGCGATCCGCACCATGGCGCAAGACGCGCCGTGCGTGTTCATGCCGCAGTGCGGCCTGGCACCAGGCTTTATCGGCCTGGCCGCGCATGAGCTGGCGCAGCGCTTTAGCGAAATTCGTGAGGTCAGAATGCGGGTTGGCGCGCTGCCGCAATTCCCCACCAATTCACTGAAATACAACCTGACGTGGAGCATCGACGGGTTAATCAACGAATATTGTCAGCCCTGCGAAGCTATTCGCCAGGGCCAGACGCAATGGCTGCAGCCGCTTGAAGGGCTGGAGCATTTCTCTCTTGAGGGCGCGGAATACGAGGCGTTCAATACCTCAGGCGGGCTTGGCACCTTATGCGAAACGCTGGCCGGCCGGGTTGAGACACTCGATTACAAATCGGTGCGCTATCCAGGGCACCGCGACCTGATGCGCTTTTTGCTCGAAGAGCTGCGGCTGGGCACGGAGCGCGACATGCTGAAAACGATTCTGCGCCGCGCGATACCGTCAACCGAGCAAGACGTCGTGCTGATCTTCATCACCGTGACGGGGGTGCGTGACGGGCGTTTGATCGAGGAGGTGTTCACCCGCAAGGTGCTGGCCAAAACCATCTGCGGTATGCCGATGAGCGCGATCCAGATCACCACGGCTGGGGCGATGTGCGCGGTGCTGGATTTGTTCCGTGAGAAGAAACTGCCGCAACGTGGCTTTGTGCGGCAAGAGCAAGTGCCGCTGGCAGCGTTTCTGGCGAACCGCTTTGGGCGGTTGTATGAAGGCCATCCGCTGGATGCAACCGCTATCGTTTAA
- a CDS encoding putative toxin-antitoxin system toxin component, PIN family, with amino-acid sequence MRVILDTNVLLGALISPHAPPDVIYCAWRAARFELVTSMTQLDELRRASRYPKLKVILPAHRIGTMVNNMQRAIVLDALPALPENIEANDPNDTFLLAMALAGEADYLVTGDRRAGLLQRGSIGRTRIVTPATFCAESL; translated from the coding sequence ATGCGCGTTATCCTGGACACCAACGTGTTGCTCGGCGCACTGATCTCTCCACACGCCCCCCCCGACGTCATCTATTGCGCCTGGCGCGCGGCGCGTTTCGAGCTGGTGACATCGATGACGCAACTCGACGAACTGCGGCGTGCGAGCCGCTACCCGAAGCTCAAGGTCATCCTGCCTGCACACCGCATCGGCACGATGGTCAACAACATGCAGCGCGCCATCGTGCTGGATGCGCTGCCAGCTCTGCCGGAAAACATCGAGGCAAACGATCCGAACGACACCTTCCTGCTGGCGATGGCCCTGGCCGGCGAGGCCGACTACCTGGTAACAGGCGACCGCCGCGCCGGGCTGTTGCAACGCGGCAGCATAGGCCGCACGCGTATTGTCACGCCGGCTACCTTCTGCGCCGAGTCGCTGTAA
- a CDS encoding Lrp/AsnC family transcriptional regulator produces the protein MRPPRLDQLDDLDRNLVALLQANARESVAELARQLGVARTTVIARIARLERSNVIAGYSVRLGQDVLDASIYAYVGLIIAPKFGAEVQKRLGKMPEVQLLCAVSGEFDYVAWLRASSPERLNDLLDQIGNLNGVERTTTSVILARKIDRGMAEG, from the coding sequence ATGAGACCTCCGCGCCTGGATCAACTAGATGACCTTGACCGCAACCTGGTGGCCCTGCTGCAGGCTAACGCCCGCGAAAGCGTGGCGGAGCTGGCGCGCCAGCTGGGCGTGGCGCGTACCACCGTGATTGCCCGGATCGCACGGCTGGAGCGCAGCAACGTCATCGCGGGGTATAGCGTGCGGCTTGGACAGGATGTGCTCGATGCCAGCATTTACGCGTATGTCGGCCTGATCATTGCGCCGAAATTCGGCGCGGAGGTGCAAAAGCGCCTCGGCAAAATGCCGGAAGTGCAGTTGCTGTGTGCGGTGAGCGGCGAGTTCGATTACGTCGCGTGGCTGCGCGCCAGCTCACCTGAGCGCCTGAATGATCTGCTCGACCAGATTGGCAACCTGAACGGAGTAGAGCGCACCACGACTTCGGTGATCCTTGCACGCAAGATTGATCGCGGTATGGCGGAGGGGTAA
- the cydX gene encoding cytochrome bd-I oxidase subunit CydX has translation MWYFTWILGIGVALGFGIINVMWLEARETFKSPDAAATSTSTASAKTKAP, from the coding sequence ATGTGGTATTTCACGTGGATTCTCGGTATTGGCGTGGCGCTCGGCTTCGGCATCATCAATGTGATGTGGCTTGAAGCGCGCGAGACCTTCAAGAGCCCCGATGCAGCAGCAACGTCGACATCAACAGCATCAGCGAAAACCAAAGCTCCTTAG
- a CDS encoding PGDYG domain-containing protein: protein MLELTQIDLRTDPSAQRVTKQETVDVDFATEPGELMSLEGPNRYQCGDALITSADGERWVVERARFDAKYTPLAATLTHGAPGAYQNRPAVVLARQMDQPFSLARASGSDVLHGNAGDWVMQYAPGDYGVVQAARFARVYRLVR, encoded by the coding sequence ATGCTCGAACTCACCCAGATTGATCTGCGCACTGATCCCAGCGCGCAACGCGTGACCAAACAAGAAACCGTCGATGTCGACTTCGCCACGGAGCCAGGCGAGCTAATGAGCCTCGAAGGGCCAAACCGCTATCAATGCGGCGACGCGCTCATTACCAGCGCGGATGGCGAACGCTGGGTGGTGGAGCGCGCGCGCTTCGATGCGAAATACACGCCGCTTGCCGCCACGCTGACGCACGGCGCACCGGGTGCTTACCAGAACCGCCCGGCCGTCGTGCTGGCGCGGCAAATGGATCAGCCCTTTTCCCTCGCCCGGGCCTCAGGCAGCGACGTGCTGCACGGCAACGCGGGCGACTGGGTGATGCAGTACGCGCCCGGAGATTACGGCGTCGTGCAGGCCGCGCGGTTTGCCAGGGTGTACCGGTTAGTGCGTTGA
- a CDS encoding YhfC family intramembrane metalloprotease codes for MPVALLTLVCLSLATLCVAVFPIVLYRCLRRPYALNWRDTVAGIAVFALFAMVLERALNGYVLYQNATTAAWLSNPLTFVLYGALVAGLCEEVGRYLALRLIWRRAGTTPLKPLSRPVSTPLPGAAASTATATLSTVRGNDITALAYGIGHGGAEVWLVGVLVQVQWIVFAVLANRQQLDGHLSDLSLEMLMRIHLILASLSPLTAGVFVLERLAALVFQIGLSVLMWRGVRAGWRGVLPLAIGAHALIDVPAAMVQARLLPLLVADGLYVLVALGVAGWLIALYRQPQQRAQ; via the coding sequence ATGCCTGTCGCTCTGTTGACGCTTGTCTGTTTGTCACTGGCGACGCTTTGCGTCGCCGTGTTTCCGATCGTGCTGTACCGGTGCTTGCGCCGTCCGTATGCGTTGAACTGGCGTGACACCGTGGCGGGGATTGCGGTGTTCGCGTTGTTTGCGATGGTGCTGGAGCGCGCGTTGAACGGCTATGTGCTGTACCAGAACGCCACGACTGCGGCATGGCTCTCGAACCCGCTTACTTTCGTGCTGTACGGCGCGCTGGTGGCGGGGCTGTGCGAAGAGGTCGGGCGTTATCTTGCGCTGCGCCTGATCTGGCGCAGGGCTGGCACAACACCGTTGAAGCCACTGAGCCGGCCAGTGAGCACGCCGTTGCCAGGCGCTGCTGCAAGCACCGCTACCGCTACCCTCAGCACTGTCCGCGGCAACGACATCACGGCGCTGGCGTATGGCATTGGCCATGGCGGCGCGGAAGTCTGGCTGGTGGGCGTGCTGGTGCAAGTGCAGTGGATTGTGTTCGCGGTGCTGGCGAACCGTCAGCAGCTTGATGGCCATTTGAGCGATTTGTCGCTTGAGATGCTGATGCGGATTCATCTGATTCTGGCGAGCTTGTCGCCGCTGACGGCAGGGGTGTTTGTGCTCGAACGGCTAGCGGCGCTGGTGTTTCAGATTGGTTTGTCGGTGCTGATGTGGCGCGGTGTGCGAGCGGGCTGGCGTGGCGTGCTGCCGCTGGCGATTGGCGCGCATGCGCTGATCGACGTGCCCGCCGCGATGGTGCAGGCGCGCCTGCTGCCGCTGCTGGTGGCCGATGGCTTATATGTGCTGGTGGCACTTGGCGTGGCGGGCTGGCTGATCGCGCTGTATCGTCAGCCGCAGCAACGGGCACAGTGA
- a CDS encoding LysR family transcriptional regulator produces the protein MNVDQLITFAAVAEHRNISRAAQALYLSQPAVSGQLRLLQEAFGEPLYQRDGRGVRLTAVGEQLAQYAVRLRDTYAQARAYRDAVRGVERGTLRIGASTTPASYVLPYLIATFHQRYPDVTLHTAGGNTADITGALGALDIALIEGPVGEGLPPDTAVHAWCDDEIVAIMPRQHPLAQALQQANLQDVTLAQLGGYPLVLREAGSGVRQIVEQAFAQAGVAAQVALEIAGVEGMKEAVRAGMGIGFVSAMSMLHENQALCAFSFAPQPLTRRFSILMPHASAPSRVAERFLALCLEQADGGRVRLVPSQEEAQ, from the coding sequence ATGAACGTTGACCAGCTTATAACTTTTGCCGCCGTGGCCGAGCACCGGAACATCAGCCGGGCGGCGCAGGCGCTGTATTTATCGCAGCCTGCCGTGTCGGGCCAGTTGCGCTTGTTGCAAGAGGCGTTTGGTGAGCCGCTTTATCAGCGCGATGGCCGTGGGGTGCGGCTTACCGCTGTGGGCGAGCAACTGGCGCAATACGCGGTGCGTTTGCGTGACACCTACGCCCAGGCGCGGGCTTACCGTGATGCCGTGCGAGGCGTCGAGCGCGGCACGCTGAGGATTGGTGCCAGCACGACGCCGGCTTCTTATGTGCTGCCGTACCTGATCGCCACGTTTCATCAGCGCTATCCCGATGTCACGCTGCATACCGCGGGCGGAAACACGGCTGATATCACCGGAGCGCTTGGCGCGCTTGATATCGCGCTGATCGAAGGGCCGGTAGGCGAGGGCTTGCCGCCTGATACGGCGGTGCATGCGTGGTGCGATGACGAGATCGTGGCCATCATGCCGCGCCAGCATCCGCTGGCCCAGGCGCTGCAGCAGGCAAATCTTCAGGACGTCACGCTTGCGCAACTGGGGGGCTATCCCCTGGTGTTGCGCGAAGCGGGCTCGGGCGTACGCCAGATCGTCGAACAGGCTTTCGCGCAGGCGGGGGTAGCGGCACAGGTGGCACTGGAGATCGCGGGGGTCGAAGGGATGAAGGAGGCGGTGCGAGCCGGCATGGGTATTGGCTTTGTGTCGGCGATGTCGATGCTGCACGAAAATCAGGCGCTCTGTGCGTTTTCGTTCGCTCCTCAGCCGCTGACGCGGCGCTTTTCGATTCTGATGCCGCACGCGAGCGCCCCGTCCCGTGTGGCTGAGCGCTTTCTCGCGCTGTGTCTGGAGCAGGCGGACGGCGGCCGTGTGCGGCTCGTCCCATCTCAGGAGGAGGCGCAATGA
- a CDS encoding DUF3022 domain-containing protein: MEAYQYDCISPEIEALARAISDLFPEQTQFLQRSATDPASTLAVHWVAARFGKGMRRIVLHLVVAPAALARYRSQPLLAQGRSFAVLRAYVEATLGSLEEEYANGAAVPSEVTLELGDEFA, from the coding sequence ATGGAAGCGTATCAATACGACTGCATCAGCCCTGAGATCGAGGCGCTGGCACGCGCGATCAGTGATCTTTTTCCGGAGCAGACCCAGTTTCTCCAGCGCTCAGCCACTGATCCGGCCTCGACGCTGGCGGTGCATTGGGTCGCGGCCCGGTTCGGCAAGGGCATGCGCAGGATCGTGCTGCATCTGGTTGTGGCACCGGCTGCGCTGGCGCGCTACCGAAGTCAGCCGTTGCTGGCGCAGGGCCGCAGCTTTGCGGTGCTGCGAGCGTATGTCGAAGCCACCTTGGGCTCGCTCGAAGAGGAGTACGCCAATGGTGCTGCCGTACCGTCCGAGGTCACGCTCGAACTGGGCGATGAATTCGCTTGA
- a CDS encoding alpha/beta hydrolase codes for MSVLAALPASAQQSSPQASHQVCEQRFAAYRQSKIALGVPEKHLPYLDLARQQPERDTVIFIHGLFESPYFFKGVTQNFSENGYNTLTILLPGHWEQDVNHIDHVSYQDWLDELDKAVSMASCFGHKIVFAGHSLGGALAIAGVLKYPGEAAGLAVWAPALQLNVLPNLAGTIGTLTRLDGNLFMSQAPDLDEIPKYSGNAAMQIFNLNQYLAKTYGERVGTLYGPTNQVALPLSYLGVYKKIRVPTFAVIPENDPAVSPSESLAMFQQISAPKQLITYPKDSPVWHANVTKSKLDTYKVDPAGFNHHFGEMMDSVEQFFSAQIQPAD; via the coding sequence GTGTCCGTTCTGGCCGCACTGCCAGCCAGCGCCCAGCAGTCCAGCCCACAGGCCTCACATCAGGTGTGCGAGCAGCGTTTTGCAGCCTATCGCCAATCCAAAATCGCACTAGGCGTGCCAGAAAAACATCTGCCCTATCTCGACCTGGCACGGCAGCAGCCTGAAAGAGACACCGTCATATTTATTCACGGCCTGTTTGAATCGCCTTATTTTTTTAAAGGTGTGACGCAGAATTTCTCTGAAAATGGTTACAACACGCTAACGATTTTATTGCCCGGTCACTGGGAACAAGACGTCAACCATATCGACCATGTGAGTTACCAGGACTGGCTTGATGAACTCGACAAGGCTGTCAGCATGGCCAGTTGCTTCGGCCACAAGATTGTCTTTGCGGGCCACTCCCTGGGTGGCGCACTGGCTATCGCAGGGGTGCTGAAATACCCAGGCGAAGCGGCGGGGCTGGCGGTCTGGGCCCCCGCGCTGCAACTGAATGTGTTGCCGAATCTCGCCGGTACCATCGGCACCCTGACCCGGCTGGATGGCAATCTCTTCATGAGCCAGGCACCGGATCTGGATGAAATACCCAAATACTCCGGTAACGCAGCCATGCAGATTTTCAATCTCAATCAATACCTCGCCAAAACTTACGGCGAGCGTGTTGGCACGCTCTATGGCCCAACGAATCAGGTCGCGTTACCGCTGTCTTATCTCGGGGTTTATAAAAAAATCAGGGTGCCGACTTTTGCCGTGATACCCGAGAACGATCCAGCGGTATCGCCCAGCGAAAGTCTGGCGATGTTCCAGCAAATTTCCGCCCCCAAGCAGTTGATTACCTATCCCAAAGATTCGCCGGTCTGGCACGCCAATGTGACGAAGTCGAAGCTCGATACCTATAAGGTTGACCCGGCAGGTTTCAATCATCACTTTGGCGAGATGATGGACAGCGTGGAGCAGTTTTTTTCTGCACAGATCCAGCCCGCTGATTGA
- a CDS encoding IPT/TIG domain-containing protein has translation MKGLQAKPGQWLRQALLAATLLVMLSACGGGGGAGIDSGATDLAGITPADITDRGQQPELVLEPLHSALQPGQAVMSPAATATTVMTATPAIPPVKVFSVEPESGPPGTLSVIHGSGFTKNMRLFWGETELPVVFQSDTKLMFSLPSQSAGEDISHRLRLQREDGVSHRWPSAVTLEAVPEPDGLTLTRAYRAQKVRVTGAHLNLARRVLMGDTSSVPLSVASDGRWLEFTVPDHAPSGSVVLEDAKGRKFAAGILQVSGPALRLSIDDVQIAHSHLHSLTQPVTSPYLRLVSLKPLLVRVRLAPNKDGKLSQPEVRLTVKNDALGSKTFVMSGPDVLDASAVAEDDLARSYTYEVPAQWLQKGFAFSLEANEKSFPEQVSRFAYVPPAGVLGIATYIKVRFIPLQAPDKPAPGGPTTSYDYEIARNHILGLYPLSEVDFVVEPVLETLATDNSPEWLMLTKAYRIAAAPQPQDSEFFVGVTPCDSCNGIAVTPGRAAVVPYRWYAREEGALRDVLLHEVGHNFGRRHSWLDPSFPYLKDGKSLLGGAWAINLLRGRLLYDPSRWHDIMSYDWPASVSDYTFSSAYAYLEKNLPLSAKVAKVVKTAKASKEENKELTQEASKTAKTAKAAKATSPTSTASHTAQQALYLNGWVNRAGSQVKMAPVLRLVATPDTVPLAPNASVRKQEITLEITSAQGIHRYPLQLAEASDADDAHAFSFEAKIAVLEGIRAIRLFRGAAKLLTSETHPQPQRSMRSRATTAAMAAAVSGTATAWGSYQIVDGQLCLVWDAQRWPWITVWQNTPAGRVPLALNRTGGQFALALRATQQETTGLTVSLSDGLNTTLQYVRL, from the coding sequence ATGAAAGGACTTCAGGCAAAGCCTGGTCAGTGGCTCAGACAGGCGCTGCTCGCCGCTACGCTGCTGGTCATGCTGAGCGCTTGCGGTGGCGGTGGTGGCGCAGGCATCGACAGTGGCGCAACAGATCTGGCCGGAATCACACCCGCCGACATCACGGACAGAGGCCAGCAGCCCGAGCTGGTGCTGGAGCCGCTTCATTCCGCGTTACAACCCGGGCAGGCGGTCATGTCACCGGCTGCCACGGCCACTACGGTTATGACGGCCACGCCAGCAATTCCTCCCGTCAAAGTGTTCTCGGTTGAGCCAGAAAGTGGCCCGCCTGGCACCTTGTCCGTCATCCATGGCAGCGGATTCACGAAAAACATGCGGCTCTTCTGGGGCGAAACCGAGCTGCCGGTGGTATTTCAGTCGGATACCAAACTGATGTTCAGCCTGCCGTCGCAGTCTGCCGGGGAAGACATCAGCCACAGGCTGAGGTTGCAACGCGAAGACGGCGTCAGCCACAGATGGCCCTCGGCCGTGACGCTCGAAGCGGTGCCCGAGCCGGACGGGCTGACGCTCACTCGTGCCTACCGCGCTCAGAAAGTCCGCGTCACGGGGGCGCATCTCAATCTGGCGAGACGTGTGCTGATGGGTGACACCTCAAGCGTGCCGTTGAGTGTGGCCAGTGATGGCCGCTGGCTGGAGTTCACCGTGCCGGATCACGCCCCGAGTGGCTCGGTGGTGCTTGAAGATGCGAAAGGCCGCAAATTTGCCGCGGGCATCCTGCAGGTGTCCGGGCCTGCGCTCAGGCTGAGCATCGACGATGTCCAGATCGCGCATAGCCACCTTCACTCGCTGACCCAGCCGGTCACCAGCCCGTATCTGCGGCTGGTTTCGCTCAAGCCGCTGCTGGTGCGGGTGCGGCTGGCACCGAACAAGGACGGCAAGCTGTCTCAGCCAGAAGTGCGCCTGACGGTGAAAAACGATGCGCTGGGCAGCAAGACCTTCGTCATGAGCGGCCCGGACGTGCTGGACGCGAGCGCGGTGGCTGAAGATGACCTCGCGCGCAGCTACACCTATGAAGTCCCCGCGCAATGGCTGCAAAAAGGCTTTGCGTTTTCGCTTGAAGCCAATGAAAAGAGTTTTCCCGAGCAAGTCAGCCGCTTTGCTTACGTCCCACCCGCTGGCGTGCTGGGGATCGCCACCTATATCAAAGTGCGCTTCATTCCGCTGCAGGCACCCGACAAGCCAGCGCCAGGCGGGCCGACGACCTCTTACGACTACGAGATCGCGCGCAACCATATCCTGGGCCTATACCCGCTGTCGGAGGTCGATTTCGTGGTCGAGCCGGTGCTGGAGACGCTGGCTACCGATAACAGCCCAGAGTGGTTGATGCTCACCAAGGCTTACCGGATTGCCGCAGCGCCGCAACCGCAAGACAGCGAATTTTTCGTGGGGGTGACCCCGTGCGATAGCTGTAATGGCATTGCCGTGACGCCGGGGCGCGCTGCGGTCGTGCCGTATCGCTGGTATGCCCGCGAGGAGGGGGCGTTGCGTGATGTGCTGTTGCACGAGGTTGGCCATAACTTTGGCCGCAGGCATTCATGGCTGGACCCGTCGTTTCCTTATCTGAAAGACGGTAAAAGCCTGCTCGGCGGCGCATGGGCAATTAATCTGCTGCGCGGCCGGCTGCTGTACGACCCATCCAGGTGGCACGACATCATGAGTTACGACTGGCCGGCCAGCGTCTCGGACTACACCTTCAGCAGCGCCTATGCCTATCTTGAGAAAAACCTGCCGCTGAGCGCCAAAGTGGCCAAAGTTGTCAAAACCGCCAAGGCAAGCAAAGAGGAAAACAAAGAGCTCACCCAAGAGGCAAGCAAAACCGCTAAAACCGCTAAAGCCGCCAAGGCAACCAGCCCAACCAGCACCGCGAGCCACACCGCGCAGCAGGCGCTCTATCTCAACGGCTGGGTGAACCGGGCGGGCTCCCAGGTCAAGATGGCCCCGGTGCTGCGGCTCGTGGCCACACCGGACACGGTTCCATTGGCACCGAATGCATCTGTCCGTAAGCAGGAAATCACGCTCGAAATCACCTCCGCACAAGGGATTCACCGTTATCCGCTGCAACTGGCCGAAGCATCCGACGCAGATGATGCTCATGCGTTTAGCTTCGAAGCCAAGATTGCCGTGCTCGAAGGCATCCGCGCGATCCGGCTGTTCCGTGGGGCGGCGAAGTTGCTGACGAGCGAGACACACCCGCAGCCACAGCGCAGCATGCGCAGCCGCGCTACCACCGCTGCGATGGCCGCCGCCGTATCCGGCACCGCAACGGCGTGGGGCAGCTATCAGATCGTGGATGGCCAGCTTTGTCTGGTCTGGGATGCGCAGCGCTGGCCGTGGATCACCGTGTGGCAAAACACCCCAGCGGGCCGGGTGCCGCTGGCGCTGAACCGCACGGGCGGGCAGTTCGCACTGGCCTTGCGGGCCACCCAGCAAGAGACGACGGGCCTCACCGTCAGTTTGAGTGACGGCCTGAACACGACACTGCAATACGTTAGGCTCTGA
- a CDS encoding nucleotidyltransferase family protein, whose translation MKRSAVREAVNRFRTANPRVFGSVLHGTGRDGSDLDLLADTLPGATLLDLGGLQDDLESLLGVHVDLLPPGDLLPKFRAKVLAEAQPV comes from the coding sequence ATGAAGCGAAGTGCCGTGCGTGAAGCGGTGAACCGTTTTCGCACGGCGAACCCGCGCGTCTTCGGTTCGGTGCTGCATGGCACCGGCCGGGACGGAAGCGACCTCGATTTATTGGCCGATACGTTACCCGGTGCGACGTTATTGGACTTAGGTGGTCTGCAAGATGATCTGGAATCTCTGCTCGGCGTTCACGTCGATTTGCTGCCCCCCGGCGACCTGCTGCCAAAGTTCCGGGCCAAGGTGCTTGCGGAGGCGCAACCGGTATGA
- a CDS encoding Spy/CpxP family protein refolding chaperone — protein MKKTLVVLASALSMSSVFAQASAPVAAASTPAATLTAASAASAPAKAATEPRRVHVEKRITYLHNQLKITPEQEKQWGEFADVMRANSTTMSALYQHLKGNALTSALDNMKEYAALTRANADGTQKLVEAFEPLYANLSPEQKKLADKTFRQSATMHHGKHSASKKAAPASQDEATPKP, from the coding sequence ATGAAAAAAACCCTCGTTGTTCTCGCTTCCGCGCTCTCGATGAGCAGCGTTTTCGCTCAGGCTTCAGCACCGGTCGCCGCCGCCAGCACCCCCGCTGCGACGCTGACAGCCGCTTCAGCCGCTTCAGCACCGGCCAAGGCCGCAACCGAACCTCGCCGGGTTCATGTAGAAAAACGCATTACCTACCTGCACAACCAGCTCAAGATCACGCCCGAGCAGGAAAAACAATGGGGCGAATTCGCTGATGTCATGCGTGCCAACAGCACCACCATGAGCGCGCTCTACCAGCACCTCAAAGGCAACGCCCTGACGTCGGCGCTCGACAACATGAAGGAATACGCCGCGCTCACGCGAGCCAATGCGGACGGCACGCAAAAACTGGTGGAGGCATTTGAGCCGTTGTATGCCAACTTGTCGCCGGAGCAAAAAAAGCTCGCTGACAAAACTTTCCGCCAGAGTGCAACGATGCATCACGGCAAGCATTCGGCCAGCAAGAAAGCCGCACCAGCCAGCCAGGACGAAGCCACACCGAAGCCATAA
- a CDS encoding ribbon-helix-helix domain-containing protein → MNTVRWNIAVSPDVDQSVRMFIAAQGGGRKGDLSRFIEEAVRAYLLERAVDQAKTAASSMGEADLNDLIDEAVQWVREH, encoded by the coding sequence ATGAATACCGTGCGCTGGAACATCGCCGTGTCGCCGGACGTGGATCAGTCCGTCCGCATGTTCATCGCCGCGCAAGGTGGCGGCCGCAAGGGCGACCTGTCGCGCTTCATCGAGGAAGCCGTGCGAGCCTATCTTCTGGAGCGCGCCGTCGATCAGGCCAAGACCGCTGCGTCTAGTATGGGCGAGGCCGATCTGAACGACCTCATCGACGAGGCGGTGCAGTGGGTGCGTGAGCACTGA
- the corA gene encoding magnesium/cobalt transporter CorA — MLINCAAYQDGRKLADIEIDDISVYVAKPECFVWVALKDPGPGELAVMQHEFGLHELAVEDVRNGHQRPKLEEYGDSLFAVLHTVEMDDEGELVIGEVDVFVGPNYVLTVRNGTRQGFQEVRARCEREPELLKHGSAFVLYALADHIVDRYFPLLEALGAEIEELEDRIFDRQNLSASRAIIEDLYSLKRRLVLLQHHVNPLLEAIGKLTGGRVPQICAGMPAYFRDVYDHLERIVKTIDGRREMIVTAVQVNLGMISLAESEVTKRLGSFAALFAVPTMIAGIYGMNFQHIPELNFKYGYPVCLAVMLGVDLILWWRFRRAGWL, encoded by the coding sequence ATGCTTATCAATTGCGCGGCCTACCAGGATGGCCGGAAACTCGCTGACATTGAAATCGACGACATCAGCGTGTATGTCGCCAAACCAGAATGCTTTGTCTGGGTCGCGCTGAAAGATCCTGGCCCTGGTGAGCTGGCCGTGATGCAGCATGAATTCGGCCTGCATGAACTGGCGGTCGAAGACGTGCGCAATGGCCACCAGCGGCCCAAGCTCGAAGAATATGGCGACTCGCTGTTTGCCGTGCTGCATACGGTCGAGATGGATGACGAGGGCGAACTGGTGATTGGCGAGGTCGATGTGTTTGTTGGGCCGAACTACGTGCTCACAGTGCGCAACGGCACGCGCCAGGGGTTTCAGGAGGTGCGTGCGCGTTGTGAGCGCGAGCCGGAGCTGCTCAAGCACGGTTCAGCGTTTGTGCTGTATGCACTGGCCGACCATATCGTCGACCGGTATTTCCCGCTTCTTGAGGCGCTTGGCGCAGAAATCGAAGAACTCGAAGACCGCATTTTCGACCGGCAGAACCTGTCGGCCTCACGCGCGATCATCGAAGACCTGTATTCGTTAAAACGCCGTCTCGTGCTGCTGCAGCATCACGTGAACCCGCTGCTCGAAGCGATTGGCAAGCTGACGGGCGGGCGTGTGCCACAAATCTGCGCCGGTATGCCCGCGTACTTCCGCGATGTTTACGACCACCTTGAGCGCATCGTCAAAACGATCGACGGCCGCCGGGAAATGATCGTGACTGCGGTTCAGGTCAATCTGGGGATGATCTCGCTGGCGGAGAGCGAGGTGACCAAGCGGCTGGGCTCTTTCGCTGCACTGTTTGCCGTGCCAACGATGATCGCGGGTATTTATGGCATGAATTTTCAGCACATCCCGGAGCTGAACTTTAAATATGGTTACCCGGTTTGCCTCGCGGTCATGCTGGGTGTTGACCTGATTTTATGGTGGCGTTTTCGCCGCGCGGGCTGGCTTTGA